The DNA sequence GATTAGCTATGAAGAGGCGGCGGAAATGAATGCAGCAGTGACGGAAATGGCAAAAAGCGCCGGCCTTGATTATCACCTCGACAAAGCCGTGGTGGCCAATTCCTTTAAAGCGCACCGGGTAATCCAGATGGCCAAGACAAAAGGATCAGGAGATCTGGCTGAAGAAAACTTCTTCAAAGCCTATTTTACGGAAGGACAGGATCTCGGGAATACAGAAGTGCTGATGGAAGCCGGACTGAAAACCGGGCTTTCGGAAGCGGAGGTGAAGGAATCCCTTAGTAATGACGAATATGCCTACCGTGTAAAACAGGATATTACCGAAGCAGGCCAATTGGGAATACAAGGTGTTCCGTTTTTCGTCTTCAACCGGAAATACGCAATTTCAGGCGCCCAGCCGCCCGCCGCCTTTTTGCAAACCCTGGAAAAAGCCCTTGCTGAATGGAAAAAAGAACATCCCGTTTCCCCTTTTGACGTTACGGGCGGGCCGTCCTGTACTCCTGACGGGAACTGTGATTGATTCGCGCCCTCCCTTTATGAAGATTTTTCGGAAAAGTAACCTTTAACCTATCTGCCGGCCGGCCTCCGTCCCTGGCTGGACCTTCGTCCCTGGCTGGACCTTCGTCCCTGGCCGGACCTTCGTCCCTGGCCGGACCTCCATCCCCGTCCGTACTTTCGTCCCGGCCGGCCCCTGTTCAGGTGCAGAGGCCCCTTCTTTTCAATTTCCCCCCGGGACATGGGTAAATTCAAGACTTATATTATATTTGCCGCTACTTATAATTAGTCTTAATAAAGCATGAACAAATATTACTTTTTGCTGTCTGCATTCTTGTTCGCCTTGGGCGGGAAGGCATACGGGCAGGACTATTCAATCAGGGGGACGGTTATCGCGGCCAGCGATCAACGGCCGCTTAGCGGGGTAACAATTTCACTTTCGGAAGAAAGGCCGGGCGGTGTATCCGAAATGAAACTGCGCCGGGTTTCCGGCAGCGAAGGGGAATTTTCGTTTTCAGGGCTTGAGCCGGGAGCCTACCTGCTGACTTTTTCTTCCCTGGGTTATGAAGAAACGCGGGTAGAAGCGAAGGTGCCTCAGGACGAACCGCTTACTGTCATTATGGTGGAAAGCGCCAGCCAGCTGCAGGCGGTTGAAATCGTGGGGCGGAAAGAACAGGACTACAAGAATACTTCCTCTTTTTCCGGCACAAAAACAGAGACGCCGGTTAAATACGTGCCTCAGGCGATCAGTTACGTGACCAAAGAAGTGATTGAGGATCAGCAGGCATTCAAGGTAGGTGAAGTGCTTAAAAATATCAGCGGAACCAACTATTTTTCTTACTACAACAATGATGTTTCCATTCGCGGGTTCCGGGCCGGTAACGGTTTGATCAACGGGCTCAGAACGGCTACCACGAGCTGGTCACAGGCCTTGCTTCCGAACGTGGAACGCATAGAAGTGATCAAAGGGCCGGCTTCGGCCTTGTTCGCCAATACCGATCCGGGCGGGACGGTAAATACGGTGACAAAAAAGCCCCTGGATGAAAACAGGAAATCCGTGGCTTTTGCTACGGGAAGTTATAATACCTATCGGGTGACGGGCGATTTTACGGGGCCCATGAACGAATCCCGCACACTCCTTTACCGCCTGAACCTGGCATACCAGAATGCGGAATCCTTCCGGGTACTGCAGGGCGGCGAAGACATGGTGATCGCGCCCTCTGTTTCTTTTATACCCAATGACCGCACCCAGGTTAATATTGATTTCGTTTACTCCAAAACCAAGTCAAAGCTGGACCGGGGCCAGCCGATTTTCGCTGCTTCGGCAGGTACCGATCTTTATTCGACTCCCATTTCCTTCGCCATTGGAAAAATGAACGACTTTGCCAACGAGCTTAGCCTTTTTACGACGGCTTCCCTTCGGCATAAATTCACTGACAAGCTAACCTTCAACGCTTCCTATATGAAATTTCTGTACGAGGAAGATCTGCTGGAACACCGGACGTCCAACCGGTATGCGACGGATGCCGATGGAAATGAATTGCCGACTTTGATGGAAATGCAAACGATCCGGCGGATGCGCAAGAATTACAGCGATAATATTACCCTTTATTTCGTAGCGGATCTTGAATCCGGACCGGTTAGCCATAAATTACTGGTGGGGTACGATTATATTCAGAATTTATCCCCGGTGGGGGGGTCAAACTACAACGCAAACGGGTATCGGAACGCGGCGAATACCGCTTCGATCGGGCCCTACGATCCTGACCGGCGGAACGAATTCCTGATCGTGGATAATATGCCGGTACCCAATGTGCCCCATTTTAGCCTGGAGGACCCGGATTATTCCATTTCCGAGATATCCGGCTATTTCAACGTTTCCAGCCCGCAGGCCGTCACCAAATATTTTGTCAACGGGATATATATCCAGGATCAGATCAAATGGGGAAAGCTGCAGGCTTTGCTAAGCCTCCGGCAGGAATATTATACGGATATCCTGAATTACGAGGAAGAAGATGCGGAAGAAGTTCAGCAGAAAGCGCTCATTCCGCGCATTGGCCTGGTGTACACGCCTGTGGAACCGGTAAGCATCTATGCAACTTACGCGGAAGGCTACCAGCCCCAGGGAGCCGGCGTGATCGGTGATCCGGAAATTTATGGCGGCCCCTTTGACCCCCTGACCAGCACCATGCTGGAGGGAGGCGCCAAAGCCGAATTCTTTTCGGCCAACCTGGCCGTGAACCTGGCAGTATATCATATTGAGCAGAATAATATTCTTATCAACGCCGGTGATGCCGGTAATCCTGAACTGTTAAGAGCGATCGGCCAGGAACAGGCAAGAGGGGTAGAGCTGGATGTCTATGGTAAAGTGCTTCCCAATCTGAGCCTCACAGCCAATTTTTCGTATAATGAAACCAAAATTACCGAAAGTAAGGACGAATCGGAAATTGGTAAACTGCTGCCGAACGCCCCGAAAAACCAGGGAGGTCTCTGGGCGAAATATACCTTTACCCTTCCGGCGCTGAAAGGCATTGGCATAGGAGCAGGTGCGAATTACGTGAGCGAGCGTAATACTATGGATGATAATCTTCAATTGCCCGCTTACGTGGTTTACGACGCTGCTTTATACTATACGGTTGATAAATTCAAATTGTCCGCTAACCTGAACAATATATTCAATAAAATTCACTGGGTAGGCGGTTATAATTTCCGGCGGCTGTTCCCGGGAACTCCCAGGAATTTCCTCGTAGGGGTGGCGTATACCTTTTAACCATGAGTTCCGGCAACCCGAACAAAAAAGGGAACAACCGCCTGCTGTGGCGTATTCACCACTGGGCAGGCCTATATACCGGAATTCTGATCGGAGTGCTGAGCCTTACGGGCGCTATAGCCGTTTTTATCCCCGAAATTGACGCGTTTATAAAGAAAGTACATTATAACGCAGTTTCCTCACCTTCAGCAACTGGCCGGCCTGAATTCAGCCGCTCCCTGTCCGGCCTCTTGCAGAAATACCCGGATTTGAAATCACTTTCGGTTGAAATACCGGAACAGGTCGGGGAAGCGGGCGAAATAAATCTTTTTGTCCCCACCGAAGAAGGCAACCACACACTGGCCTTTTTCGTGGATATGGGAAATGATCGGGTTTTAGGGAGCCGGATACACCAAAACAGTTTAGCCAATTACATGCGGCAGATGCATGTACGCCTCTATGACGGTTACTGGGGCAGGCAACTGGTTGGGCTGGGTGGTGTTGCGCTTACCGTCCTGGTCGTTACGGGTTTGCTGATCTACGGGAATTTCATGAAAAGGCAGGCCTTTCCCAAAATCCGGAAGGGGAGGGGGCAGCGAATCGCCTGGGCTGACTGGCATAAGATACTGGGTATTGGCGCCCTCGCTTTTAACCTCGTGATCGCGCTTACCGGCGCCTGGCTGGGATTACAGCCGGTTTTAATGGACTGGCTGAATATGAAAATACCCAATGCCTATTCGGCGGAAGTGGTCATGGAGGCCGGTCACGACCGCGAGTTAACGGTTAACTGGGATCAGGCTTTTGCTACGGCGCACCAGGCCTTCCCCGAACTGCAGATTAGCCAGGCGAGCCCTTCGGTGAACGGATCGGCGACCATCACTTTCCGCGGAAGCATCAGGGGAACCCTGTACGAAAGAAGGGCGAATGTATTGGTGCTTTCCAAGAAAACGCTGGAGCCGGTTTATAAATACGATGTCAGGGAACAGCCCGCGGCGCATAAGTTCTTTTATCTCCAGGAAGCCCTCCATTTTGGCGATTTCGGCGGTCTTGCATTGAAATTGCTATATGCCATTCTGGGCCTGGTGAGTGGCTTCCTTTCCATCAGCGGATTTGTAGTTTATCTCTGCAGAACCCGGAAGAAGGTGCCCGAACGGTCTTCATTGAAAATAACCGTCGTGTACTGTCTTGTCATTATTCTGCTCCTGGTCATTGCCGCCCTGGTGAGCCTCTTTATTGGTTACGCGCCCGCCGCCCTGGGGGCCGCTATTTTTATTAACGGTTTGCTGCTGGCGCTGGTACTATCCGCGCTGCTGAACTATCTGTTCAAGAAATTTAGCAAAGGAAAGGCGGCATTATGAAGAAACATCATGTACCCACCGAGCATTATTATATTCCGCTGGGATTGTTTTTGCTCAATTGCTGCCTGGTCCACTTTCTTTTCCTCTTAGTTGCCGGCGCATCGTATGCTGTTTCCTATAAAACAGCCGTGGGAGCAGCGGGTCTGGCGCTTATCTTTACCATTGCCGGGAAAAGCCGGTCAGGAATTTTGCTGGCATCATTGTTTTATATTCTTTTACTGCTTTACCCGCTTTTATTTTCATAATCGATTGTGCGGGTGTTTTATCGATTGTGCGGGTGTTTTATCGCTTGTGCGGGTGTTTTTACTGCTTGTGCGGGTGTTTTTACTGCTTGTGCGGGGTGTTTTTTATTGCTTTTGCGTGGCCGTTATCGCTTATGCGGATACTTTTATCGATTGCTTGGGGCAATTCTTTTTTTTAACTAATTTTCTGTTTTCGTTCAAAAAGCAGATCCCTGACCTTTTGCGGGTCTTCTTTTTCCTTTTTCAGGTCGAAACGGGTTTGAAAAACCCAGTCCCATAAGGTGGAGCTTACTCCGAAACCGAGTTCTTCGTTTTTATAGTGATGCAGGTGATGGTTTCGCCAAAGGGGCTTCATCCATTTGAAGGGAGGCGCCCATGCATGAATAGCATAATGCATGCTGGCATAAAGCAGATAGCCGAAAACGAAGCCCGGAAAAAACACAAAGGCATTTTCCCGCATCGCCAGGTAACACAGGGTAAATAAGACCGAAACGATCAGCAGGCTGGGAACAGGAGGCATAAAGAGCCGCTGCCTGTCGCGCGGGTACTCGTGATGATTGCCATGAAGCACGTAGGCAAACCGCCGCATCCTGGGTTCGTCGCTTATCCAGTGAAAAACATACCGGTGCGCGATGTATTCAAAAAGCGTCCAGCAGAATATCGCCCCGGTGAAGAGCAGAAAGATCTTTAGCAGTGAAAACTGAAGGGTATCATGACTGTACCAGAGCAGGTATGCGATAGCCGGTAAGTACATTCCCCAAATTATCAGCGGGTTCGCTTTTGTAAGCAATTCCAGGTAAGGATTCTTAAAGAGTCGCGCCTGCCCTTTATTGTGAATTTTCATTGCTTTTCCTCCAGTAGCTTTTTGAATTGACTCATTGTCTTAAAAAGGTTTTCATGCACAATCGGGTCGGACACCCACCGGGGTACCTGCCTGCTGCGATCTGTTTTTACCATGTAGGTAACGTTTAACTCCCCGCCTTGTTCTTGCAGGAGCCATTTTCCTTCTGTTCCGCTCATCCGGTTAAAATTATCGCTCGCCGGGAATTGCGGGCTTTCAATCCCTTTGAAGGAAATTTCAGTTGAGCTTCCGTTAAGCGGATTGTCTTTGACTTGGTATGCTAAAAGGCAATCAAGATCTTTCATTGGCCAGGGCAGATCATATTGCACATATACTTGCCAGGCTTTAGCGTCCTTACCTGGAATTACTTTATACAGGCTCGCATTATTGTTCCACCGGAGTCCTTTCGGCCCGTTTTTGAGGAGCAGTTCCAGCCTTTCAGCAGTTACCTGGCTTACCTGGAAATCCGCCTTTAGCTCACGGACGCGGTTGCCGTTGTGCAATATCCACCTTTCGTACAGCGCAATGGAATTTTCATTCTTTACGAGTTTAAAATCGTTCGCTAAGGTTGATTGCAGCAAAACCAGCAGAAGAATTTTCATGGCTTTCTCCTTTTTTCCAATATAACAACCGGGAACCGCAATACCCCTATGGGCTAAGGAAAAAAGCAGGGCTAAGTAAAAGCAGGGTTAAGGAAATGCAGGGCTAAGTAAATGCAGGGCTAAGAAAAAGCAGGGTTAAGGAAAAGCCGGTCGGGAATATCCCTAAGCAAGAAGCGCTGCGGGAAAAATGTATCTTTGCGGACAATGCAGCAATCGCTTCAACTCCGCACCGTAAACGTTACCCGGTATGTGACTCCCCTGAGAGAAGGAGGTTCGTTGCCGGCTATTGCCGAAGCGGATGATGATTTTTTATACGTACTTAAATTCCGGGGGGCAGGGCAAGGGGTAAAGGCCCTGATCGCCGAACTTATCGGCGGCGAGATTGCCCGTATTCTCGGCATGAAGGTACCCGAACTGGTTTTTGCCCGGCTGGATCCTGCGTTCGGACGGACGGAAGGCGACGAAGAGATACAGGACCTGCTGAAAGCCAGTACCGGGCTTAACCTGGCGCTCCATTATCTTTCCGGCGCCATTACTTATGATCCTGCAGCGGCAAAGCCTCCGGGCGCCAGGCTTGCTTCGGGCATTGTTTGGCTGGATGCATTTCTTACCAATGTAGACCGCACCCCGCGCAATACGAATATGCTTACCTGGCATGACGAATTATGGCTGATCGATCACGGCGCTTCTCTTTATTTTCACCACTCCTGGGATGACTGGGAGAAGCAAGCGCTTCGCCCTTTTGAAAAGATCCGGGATCATGTGCTGTTGTCCCAGGCTTCGGAGCTGGAAGCCGTGGATGATGAATTCCGGTCTCTTCTTCGCCCGGAAGTTATCAGGTCCGTTGTGTCGTTAATTCCCGCCGAATGGCTTTCGGCGCAGCCTGAAGAAGCTTCTGCCGAAGAGCGCCGCCAGGTATATGCTGATTTTTTGATCAGCCGGGTTGAAAATGCGGGTATTTTCGTGAAGGAGGCACAAGATGCAAGAAAATCACTTATTTGAATACGCCGTTATCCGGGTAGTGCCGCGCGTAGAGCGGGAAGAATTTCTGAATACCGGAATTATCCTTTATTGCAAAGACAAGAAGTTCCTGGAAGCAACCATAGAACTGAACCGGGAACGTCTGAATGCCATTGGCGGTTATGCGGCTGTTCAGGAACTGGAAGATCATCTCCTGGGTTTTCAAAAGATCTGCAGGGGAGAAGTATCCGCCGGCCCGATAGCCAAGCTGGATGCAGCGTCCCGTTTCCGCTGGCTGACCGCCGCCCGCAGCACGGTAGTGCAAACCTCAAAAGTTCACGCCGGTTTTTCTAAAGACCCCCTGGAAACACTTAAACGCCTGCACAGAGAACTGGTACAGTATTAGTGTGTTAGTGCTTCAACATTACGGTACTGTCAAACTCCTGCCGGGTCATCTTACCCTCCAACACTTTCAGCCACTCTGTGAACAGCTTAATGCGATGGTTCTCGATCTTGTCGTTCCACTTGATCTGGGTAATGTTCCTGGGACCCCTGAACAATAATCTCCGATCTCTTTCAATCAGGAACCTGACCTTCATCGGGGAAGAAATGGATGTCAGGTATTCGTAAAATGCGAGAAACGTTAATGCTGCCATGCTGTAAATCTTTGTGGCAGATGTTGTTACAAGGTACGAAAAATACCCACCCGGACCAATTATACTGAGCAATTGTTACAAAACTGCACAATTAACCAATTCTTCTCCCGGAGAGCGCCTTCATACAAAACGAGCAATCACACCGTACACATTTATATTTCCCGCTCAGGGCGGCTTTTTCGGTATTCCCGCACCGGGCACAGGCATAAAATTGTCCGGCTTCTGTTTCCCTGCCCGCCTGGCGTTCCCAGGGAAGGGTAGGCATTCCCGGACGCACATCTTCATCCGGATAAAAAAAGACGCTCATTTCACCGGAGGTCTCCAAAATAGCGGATTTTACCTGCCCTATATGTTCCACGCTTCTGATCCTTAATTCCATGCAAACCTCTTCCGGGGAGAAATTCTCCCTTTCTATATATTTCATTACAAAATGACCGTTCTCAATAATACATAAAGGCTCGCCCTCCATCCATTTCTCTATTTTCTCGTTCCTCGAGATGAAATATACCGTCACAAAGTAAATCCCGATAATAGCGGCGAACGTGACGATAACCGGTACCAGCGGTACGTCTTCATAAAAGATCACATCGCCGCCCGCGGACCCTAGCGTCAAAATAAATACCAGCTCGAAAAGCGAAAGCTGTTTTACCCCCCTTTTCCCCGTAATGCGGAGGGAGATCATCACCACCAGAAAAATCACCAGAGCCCGGAACACCACTTCCAGCAAAAAGCCCCCCGGGTACTGATCCATTAATATGCGCTGCCAGTCAAAAGGTACGATTTCAGATTGTTCCATGAACGTAATTTTGTGTTTCCCTAATATAATAGATTTTCCCGGCACAATTTTTCCATTATTTTTGAGGAGCCGTTATGGCTCTCATTATATAAATTCAATCATGAAAGATTTAAACCTTCAGCAATTATTCCTGGAACAACTAAAGGACTTTTACGGAGCCGAGATCCAAATCGCCGCTTTCCTCCCTGAAATGGTAATCGCTTCAACGCCCGGAAAACTACGAACCGTCCTAAGCGGACACCTTCAGATGACCCAGAATCAGCTAAGTTTGCTGGAGAAAGTCTTCAAAAATTTAAACGAAAACCCTCGCGGGTCGGCGGGCCCCGCCGTAAAAGGTCTCCTGGAAGAAGGGAAAAAAGTGATAACCGGTGCTTCTGAGCCGAATCATGTTACCGACACCGCCCTTATTATTGCCGCCCGGAAAGTACATCACTACGAAATGGCTTCCTTCGGCAGCCTCGTAGCCCTGGCCGGTGAAATCGGCGACAAAGAAGTAGCCGACCTCCTCGGCAGCGCCGAATCGCATTCTGCCCTCTCAGCCGCAGGCCTTTAAACCAAGCTTTTTAATTTATTCTCACACCGGGTAGGAAACCTCAGCAATATTCCGTACTTTTGCCGCGTTCTTTTCCAGAAATAAGGTCTCAAAAAGGTCTCAAAATCTCGGGGTGTAGCGTAGCCCGGTCATCGCGCCTGCTTTGGGAGCAGGAGGTCGCAAGTTCGAATCTTGCCACCCCGACAAATGAAATAATGCCGGACGCGCCGCAGGCGCGCCCGGCATTATTTCATTTAGTTCCCCCCACCACAAGATCAGCGAAGCAAGAGGAGCCGGCCGCAGGCCGGCGGCTTGCGCAGCTAATCTTGGCCACCCTACCGCCGTTCACAATTTTTTGAATAAGCAAACTCGGACAGACGCGCAAAACGCAAAAATAGGACGCGCCGCAGGCGCGAACGGCTTTATTTTATTTAGTTCCCCCCACCACAAGATCAGCGAGCAAGAGGAGCCGGCCGCAGGCTGGCGGCTTGCGCAGCTAATCTTGGCCACCCCGACTTTTTAGACAACATCTGTTACCAAAAAGCCTTTAAATCGTTTATTTAGAGGCTTTTTCTCTTTTAAGATAAGCTAAAGTATTCAAGGAAAAGCAGGATAAATGGGACCTATTCGGTAACCTATTTCCAGTTTTCGGGACGTGGAAATTACTTGCCAGACAGCTTACAAAAAGTATCTTTGTTTGCTGAGATAAACGTTTTGTGATCTAATGCTGAAGTACGCGATGCCGAATCTTTATATAATAGCAGGTTGTAACGGGGCTGGTAAAACTACCGCAAGCTATACGTTATTGCCACAGATCTTAAATTGCCGGGAATTTGTAAATGCCGACAGTATTGCTGCAGGGCTTTCTCCCTTCGAACCAGATGGAGTCGCTTTTGAAGCTGGCAGGATTATGCTGCGGCGGATTCGGCAGCTAATGAACGAAAGAGAGGATTTTGCTTTCGAAACCACACTTTCAACCCGAAGCTATGTTTCTTTAGTAAGAGAGGCACAGGGAAAAGGCTATATAATTACTTTGGTCTATTTTTGGCTACGATCCTTTGAACAAGCAATGGAGCGCGTTAGGATCAGGGTAAGCAAAGGGGGACACCATATTCCGACGGACGTAATAAAACGTAGATACGACCGAGGGATTGACAATTTGTTTCACTTGTATATTCCTGCCTGCGATTACTGGTTGGTAGTTGATAATTCAGGCAAAGAGCCGGATATGGTGGCTGAAGGAGAAACAAATCTACCGGAAGTCATCTATAATACCGATATTTGGGATATCATCAAAGAACAAGGAAGATGGCCATAAAAAAGGAAAACCAGGAACTAGGCAGGAAAATAATGGCTGGAATAAAAAAGGCGGTGGAGGAATTGATCAAAACCAGCGCAGCCAATAATGAAAGCCTGATAGTTGCCGATGAGGATGGCAAAGTGAAGAAAGTTTCTGCGAGAGAATTGCTTCGCTCAAATACGTAATAGGGATGATTGATGTGCAACGATTTGTTTTTCAATAAAAATCGGCAATCACTTTTAAAATTCCCAGTAAGTGTTCTAACAGATTCCCATCACCCCGACAAATGAAATAAAGCCCCGGCGAAAGCCGGGGTTTTTTGCGTTTGTAGCGGATGTGCGAGCTTGCTCGGATAAACGCGCAAAACGCAAAAAACAGGACGCGCCGCAGGCGGTGCTGGATTATCTTAATAAAATGTGATGTAATCTACGGCTTTCCCCCAGCGAATACGACACACGATTGGTCCGGCTTGCCCCCTCATTCCGGGGACTTTCCAGAATGCATAAATAGGTGCCCGAAAACGATATAATTGGCCCCAAGATCGGTTGTATCCAAGAATATTTCGGATAACACAATTGTTGGACGTATCCCAGCAAAAACCATATAACGCCAGGCTGCTAAGTAGACCCTGAGCAGCCAGCGAGATAAGCCTAAGTTAGTCGAGCGGAAATTTCCTTGCCGCCTGCATAAAGTTTTCCCCAATGGCAAAGACCATCCAAAATCGGAACCAAATCCAGGCCTTTATTGGTCAATAAATATTCAATTCCAACGGGAACGGTTTCGGGGATCTCTTTTTTGACAAGTATGGCATGTGTTTCCAACTCCTTGAGCTGTCTGCTTAAAACTTGTTCGGAAATCTTCGGTAATTTCTTTTTCAGCAAATGAAACCGGTTACATCCCTGCGAAATGGAAAACACGATTTGGCATTTCCAGCGTCCGCTTACCATTGAAATCGCTGAGTTCAACTCACACACCTGAAACAGAAATTGCTCATTGATCGTATTGGTGGAATTTTCTTTCCGCATAATACTCCGGTTTTTTATGGACTAACAATTTTGTTCGTTATTGCGAAGCCCAATTGGCTTGCGGAACTTTATAATAAAGTTACGAAATGGAACTTCTAATAATAGAGAAAAATGCTCCGGTCACAAATGAATGAACAAAAAACACAAAAAATGATAAAAATCAGCATTTACATTGCAGTTTCCGTCAATGGGATGATCTCGAATCGGAGAAATGTTCCCGACTGGCTTTCCCCCGAATATGGCCAGGGTTTTATGGAAATATGTCAGAAAACGAAAGCAGTGATTATGGGCAGGACGACCTATGACATTATTGCCCCGGACTACCTGCCGCTCCAACAGGAGGGGACCACCGTGGTACTGACAACGGACGAACGGGCAAAGTCCGGCAATCCGACGGTAATCTTTACAAAAGACAAACCCGCTGAAATAGCGGAAATGCTTGCAAAAAAAGGCCATACCGAAGCCGTAATCATTGGGGGTACAGTGACCATGAGTGCATTCATCAATGGGGAGTTGGTGGATGATATTTATTTCATAATGGAACCCGTACTTTTCGGAAGCGGTTTACCGCTTTTAAAAAATGTGGAATTCGAATCCAAGCTCAGCCTGTTGGCAGTAACAAAGTTGAACAACAACACGGTTCAATTGCATTACAAAATCCAAAAGGAAGTTTAACAAAGAAGGCGGCTTATAAGAGTAAAACGGGAATATTGCTTACCAGCTCTTCACAAGGAAGAATGCTGCCGGCATTAATGTGGCCGAGACCTACGGTTCAATTTTGTATTAACTTACCCAGGGGCCTGATTTCGGAGTGGTATGCGCTTGTATACAGAAGATTATAGCGTATATTTGAGAATAACGGTCATGGTAGGTAAACACGAGTACGATAGAAAGCTTGAACGAAAAGATAGACATAAGACGATTCTATAGACCTATTCAGCCTGCGGTAAATCAGTCGGCTGATGGTGTTACCTACTCCGAAATTTGGCCAGACAGCAAGCTCCAAAATTTAATCTATTGCTATTGGCAGCTAAAAACCACCAAAAAGCTTTCTGAACAATTTAATTACCGGGTGGTAGCAGACGGATGTATTGACATCATTTTTGAACTGGGCAATCCACAGGAAAATGCTGTAATGGGATTTTGCAAAGAATTTAAGGAATTCCCACTTTACAATTCTTTTCATTATATCGGCGTCCGGTTTTTGCCATCAATGTTTCCGCAATTGTTTAAAATAAATGCAATAGAATTGAGTAACCGGGTGGAGGATTTACAGTTGGTCGTTCCTCACCTTTCGCGGTTTATATCTAATAGCTTCAGCGATAGGCTTAATACGCAAGAAATAAAAAAATTATTTGACAGCTTCTTTCTCAAACAAGCTTCACAATCAAAATTTGACAACGATAACAGGTTTTACGCAGCGATAGAAATTGTACTGTACAATTTTAGTGCGATTGATATTGAAAAAGACTTGAATACAGGAATCAGTCCAAGACAACTTCGCAGGCTTTTTGAATTTTATGTTGGTGGCACCGCCAAAACATTCGGCAATGTGGTTCGCTTTCAAAATATCCTTAAAACAAATCTCTCCTACGAAAGCCTGCAGAAAACTAAGGCCTTTTTAGATGCAGGTTATTACGACCAGTCCCACTTTATTAAGGAGTTTAAAAAATTATATGGAATAACACCGAGCAAGGCCTTTGACAGGTGATTTTGTCCGATTTTTACAATAATAATTGTGCCGTTAGCGGGATCGTTGCTTGAGTCAACAACCTTTCCATAAACTGCTTTTAAGATGAACTTGACAATGAAAACAATCTTTGACAAATCCACAACAGCGGACTTGATAATAAAATCTACCACCAGCGAAGCAGATGGCTTTAATCCTAAGAAGCACATGAAAAAGTGGATGGGCAGAGCTATAATTCTCACAGGTGTAGTCCATTTGATTTATGGCATCACAGTTTACGGCACGGCGTGGTCCGAAATGTTCCATAATGGCCTTTTCAATACTGTTGATGGAAACCCTGCACACGAAGCTGCTTTTTGGTTTATCTTTTTTGGATTTCTCATGGTTATTCAAGGAGGTCTAATTGACGGATTTGAAAACAAAAAGCAGCCGCTACCCTTGTTCCTGGGATGGAGCCTTTTGGCATTATCTGTTGCCGGAGCAGTGATGATGCCCGCTTCCGGCTGGTGGTTCTTGATAGTTGTCGCTGTCGGAACCATTTGCCGGCAAAGTAACGCAGAAAACCATCATATAATATAACGATATGCAGATCAATTTCAGGTCCATCTATCAAACAACGATTAAAGCACGGGTTGACAAAGTTTGGGACGCTTTAATTAATCC is a window from the Anseongella ginsenosidimutans genome containing:
- a CDS encoding HipA family kinase yields the protein MQQSLQLRTVNVTRYVTPLREGGSLPAIAEADDDFLYVLKFRGAGQGVKALIAELIGGEIARILGMKVPELVFARLDPAFGRTEGDEEIQDLLKASTGLNLALHYLSGAITYDPAAAKPPGARLASGIVWLDAFLTNVDRTPRNTNMLTWHDELWLIDHGASLYFHHSWDDWEKQALRPFEKIRDHVLLSQASELEAVDDEFRSLLRPEVIRSVVSLIPAEWLSAQPEEASAEERRQVYADFLISRVENAGIFVKEAQDARKSLI
- a CDS encoding DUF3037 domain-containing protein, with product MQENHLFEYAVIRVVPRVEREEFLNTGIILYCKDKKFLEATIELNRERLNAIGGYAAVQELEDHLLGFQKICRGEVSAGPIAKLDAASRFRWLTAARSTVVQTSKVHAGFSKDPLETLKRLHRELVQY
- a CDS encoding DUF421 domain-containing protein; the encoded protein is MEQSEIVPFDWQRILMDQYPGGFLLEVVFRALVIFLVVMISLRITGKRGVKQLSLFELVFILTLGSAGGDVIFYEDVPLVPVIVTFAAIIGIYFVTVYFISRNEKIEKWMEGEPLCIIENGHFVMKYIERENFSPEEVCMELRIRSVEHIGQVKSAILETSGEMSVFFYPDEDVRPGMPTLPWERQAGRETEAGQFYACARCGNTEKAALSGKYKCVRCDCSFCMKALSGRRIG
- a CDS encoding DUF892 family protein; translated protein: MKDLNLQQLFLEQLKDFYGAEIQIAAFLPEMVIASTPGKLRTVLSGHLQMTQNQLSLLEKVFKNLNENPRGSAGPAVKGLLEEGKKVITGASEPNHVTDTALIIAARKVHHYEMASFGSLVALAGEIGDKEVADLLGSAESHSALSAAGL
- a CDS encoding AAA family ATPase, which encodes MLKYAMPNLYIIAGCNGAGKTTASYTLLPQILNCREFVNADSIAAGLSPFEPDGVAFEAGRIMLRRIRQLMNEREDFAFETTLSTRSYVSLVREAQGKGYIITLVYFWLRSFEQAMERVRIRVSKGGHHIPTDVIKRRYDRGIDNLFHLYIPACDYWLVVDNSGKEPDMVAEGETNLPEVIYNTDIWDIIKEQGRWP
- a CDS encoding winged helix-turn-helix transcriptional regulator; translation: MRKENSTNTINEQFLFQVCELNSAISMVSGRWKCQIVFSISQGCNRFHLLKKKLPKISEQVLSRQLKELETHAILVKKEIPETVPVGIEYLLTNKGLDLVPILDGLCHWGKLYAGGKEISARLT
- a CDS encoding dihydrofolate reductase family protein — translated: MIKISIYIAVSVNGMISNRRNVPDWLSPEYGQGFMEICQKTKAVIMGRTTYDIIAPDYLPLQQEGTTVVLTTDERAKSGNPTVIFTKDKPAEIAEMLAKKGHTEAVIIGGTVTMSAFINGELVDDIYFIMEPVLFGSGLPLLKNVEFESKLSLLAVTKLNNNTVQLHYKIQKEV
- a CDS encoding DUF6597 domain-containing transcriptional factor gives rise to the protein MNEKIDIRRFYRPIQPAVNQSADGVTYSEIWPDSKLQNLIYCYWQLKTTKKLSEQFNYRVVADGCIDIIFELGNPQENAVMGFCKEFKEFPLYNSFHYIGVRFLPSMFPQLFKINAIELSNRVEDLQLVVPHLSRFISNSFSDRLNTQEIKKLFDSFFLKQASQSKFDNDNRFYAAIEIVLYNFSAIDIEKDLNTGISPRQLRRLFEFYVGGTAKTFGNVVRFQNILKTNLSYESLQKTKAFLDAGYYDQSHFIKEFKKLYGITPSKAFDR
- a CDS encoding DUF6463 family protein, with the translated sequence MKTIFDKSTTADLIIKSTTSEADGFNPKKHMKKWMGRAIILTGVVHLIYGITVYGTAWSEMFHNGLFNTVDGNPAHEAAFWFIFFGFLMVIQGGLIDGFENKKQPLPLFLGWSLLALSVAGAVMMPASGWWFLIVVAVGTICRQSNAENHHII